Proteins encoded together in one Quercus lobata isolate SW786 chromosome 3, ValleyOak3.0 Primary Assembly, whole genome shotgun sequence window:
- the LOC115979596 gene encoding probable linoleate 9S-lipoxygenase 5: MLQNIINKITGDDESGNKKVEGTVVLMKKNVLDFNDFNASVLDRVHELLGQKVSFQLISAVNGDPANGLQGKLGRPAYLENWITTITPLIAGESAFKVTFDWDNEIGVPGAFLIKNNHHSEFYLKSLTLEDVPGQGRVHFVCNSWVYPADKYRKDRVFFSNKTYLPSDTPVPLLKYRENELVNLRGDGKGELQEWERVYDYAYYNDLGDPDKNAKYARPVLGGSSEYPYPRRGRTGRPPTKTDPKTESRLKLLMSLNIYVPRDERFGHLKLSDFLAYALKSIGQFLKPELESLFDSTPNEFDSFKDVLKLYEGGIKLPDGLLKDITDNIPAELLKQVFPIDGEGLLKYPMPQVIEEDRSAWRTDEEFAREMLAGVNPVNISCLKEFPPTSKLDPKVYGDQNSTITREHIEKNLDGLTIEEALEKNKLFILDHHDAILPYLRRINSTSTKTYASRTLLFLKNDGALKPLVIELSLPHPEGDQYGAISKVYTPAEQGIEGSIWQLAKAYVAVNDSGYHQLISHWLNTHAVIEPFVIATNRQLSVLHPIYKLLHPHFRDTMNINALARQILINGGGILETTVFPAKYSMEMSSVVYKDWVFPEQALPADLLKRGMAVKDPNSPHGLRLVLEDYPYAVDGLEIWSAINSWVKDYCSYYYETDSVVQKDAELQSWWRELREQGHGDKKDEPWWPKMQTREELVETCTLIVWIASALHAAVNYGQYPYAGYLPNRPTISRRFMPEEGTPVYDELKSDPDNVYLKTITAQLQTLLGVSLIEILSRHSTDEVYLGQRDTREWTFDTKPLEAFDRFGKKLAEIEDRIVTMNNDKKWKNRVGPVKVPYTLLYPTSEGGLTGKGIPNSVSM; this comes from the exons ATGCTTCAGAACATCATCAACAAGATAACTGGCGATGATGAAAGTGGGAACAAGAAGGTTGAAGGGACAGTGGTGTTGATGAAAAAGAATGTTTTGGACTTCAATGACTTCAATGCTTCGGTTCTTGATCGAGTCCATGAGTTGCTAGGCCAAAAGGTTTCTTTTCAGCTCATAAGTGCTGTTAATGGTGACCCTG CAAATGGGTTGCAAGGGAAACTTGGAAGGCCAGCATATTTGGAAAACTGGATAACCACAATCACCCCCTTAATAGCAGGGGAGTCTGCATTCAAGGTTACCTTTGACTGGGACAATGAAATAGGAGTTCCAGGagcatttttaataaaaaacaaccatCACAGTGAGTTCTATCTTAAAAGTCTTACGCTTGAAGATGTTCCAGGTCAAGGCCGGGTCCATTTTGTTTGCAATTCATGGGTTTATCCTGCAGACAAATACAGAAAGGACCGTGTTTTCTTCTCCAACAAG ACATATCTTCCAAGTGATACCCCAGTGCCACTGCTAAAGTACCGAGAAAACGAGCTAGTGAACCTGAGAGGAGATGGAAAAGGAGAGCTTCAGGAATGGGAAAGGGTGTATGACTATGCTTACTACAATGATTTGGGCGATCCagataaaaatgctaaatatgCCCGTCCAGTTCTTGGAGGTTCTAGCGAGTACCCTTACCCACGTAGGGGAAGAACTGGACGACCACCAACGAAGACAG ATCCTAAAACTGAGAGCAGGCTGAAGCTTCTTATGAGCTTAAACATTTATGTTCCAAGAGATGAACGATTTGGTCACTTGAAGCTGTCAGACTTCCTTGCTTATGCACTGAAATCCATAGGCCAATTCCTGAAACCTGAACTAGAATCTCTATTTGACAGCACTCCAAATGAGTTTGATAGTTTCAAAGATGTACTTAAACTCTATGAAGGAGGAATTAAGTTGCCGGACGGTCTGCTTAAAGATATTACAGACAACATCCCTGCGGAGTTGCTCAAGCAAGTTTTCCCAATCGATGGTGAAGGACTCCTCAAATACCCAATGCCCCAAGTGATTGAAG AAGATAGGTCTGCATGGAGGACTGATGAAGAATTTGCCAGAGAGATGCTTGCGGGAGTAAACCCTGTCAACATTAGCTGCCTCAAA GAATTCCCTCCCACAAGCAAGCTAGATCCTAAAGTGTATGGAGATCAAAACAGTACAATTACCAGAGAACACATAGAAAAAAACCTAGATGGGCTCACCATCGAGGAG GCACTCGAGAAGAACAAGTTATTCATATTGGATCACCACGATGCTATCTTGCCTTATTTGAGGAGGATAAACTCAACTTCCACAAAGACTTACGCCAGCAGGACACTCCTTTTCTTGAAAAATGATGGGGCATTGAAACCACTCGTGATTGAATTAAGCTTGCCTCATCCTGAAGGAGACCAATATGGTGCCATTAGCAAAGTGTACACACCAGCTGAACAAGGCATTGAAGGTTCTATTTGGCAACTGGCAAAAGCTTATGTTGCTGTTAATGACTCTGGCTACCATCAGCTAATTAGCCATTG GTTAAATACCCATGCGGTGATTGAGCCATTTGTGATAGCAACAAACAGGCAGCTGAGTGTGCTCCATCCAATTTACAAGCTTTTGCATCCTCATTTCCGTGACACCATGAATATAAATGCACTCGCTCGGCAGATCCTCATTAACGGTGGCGGAATTCTTGAGACAACAGTTTTTCCAGCAAAGTATTCCATGGAGATGTCATCAGTAGTTTATAAGGACTGGGTTTTTCCTGAGCAAGCACTTCCTGCAGACCTCCTCAAGAG AGGAATGGCAGTCAAGGATCCAAATTCGCCACATGGTCTCCGCTTAGTGCTTGAGGACTATCCATATGCTGTTGATGGCCTTGAAATCTGGTCAGCAATTAACTCATGGGTTAAAGACTATTGTTCCTACTACTACGAGACTGATAGCGTAGTTCAGAAAGATGCTGAACTCCAATCCTGGTGGAGGGAACTCAGAGAGCAGGGCCATGGTGACAAGAAAGATGAGCCCTGGTGGCCTAAAATGCAGACACGCGAAGAGCTTGTTGAAACATGCACACTCATTGTATGGATTGCTTCTGCACTTCATGCAGCGGTTAACTATGGACAGTACCCTTATGCAGGCTACCTCCCTAACCGTCCAACAATTAGCCGAAGATTCATGCCTGAAGAAGGCACTCCTGTATATGATGAACTCAAGTCAGACCCTGATAATGTTTACTTGAAAACAATCACTGCCCAGCTGCAGACACTGCTTGGTGTTTCCCTTATAGAAATCTTGTCAAGGCATTCTACGGATGAGGTCTATCTTGGGCAGAGAGATACTCGTGAATGGACCTTCGACACAAAGCCATTAGAAGCCTTTGACAGATTTGGAAAGAAGCTGGCTGAAATTGAGGACAGAATTGTGACAATGAACAATGATAAGAAGTGGAAAAACCGAGTTGGACCAGTGAAAGTGCCATATACTTTGCTCTATCCCACTAGTGAAGGTGGACTTACTGGCAAGGGAATTCCCAATAGTGTCTCAATGTAA